Within Methanobacterium spitsbergense, the genomic segment TTCAACCGCGTCATAGGAACAGGTAATTTAATTAGTAGTGATTATGGTGGAGATGTTAGTCTTAACTGGTGGGGTTCAAACAGTGACCCTTCAGCAAAATTAACAGGAGTAACTGCATATAATTGGCTTGTCTTACTATCCAATTCAAATCCAACTACAATTGATGCCGGAACAACTTCTACTGTAACTGCAAATTTACTTTATGATAATTGGATTTTACAAGATCCAACCAATCCTGATTTCTACTACCACGACCCTGCAGGTGGTCATGTTCCTGATGGAATTGTTGTGAACTTTGCAAGCGATGTATTAGGCACAGTTAACCCATTAACAGGTACTATGATTAATGGTGAAGCATCATCCATCTTTACAGCAGGTTTAAATCCGGGAATATCTACAATAACATTAACTGTTGATGCAGAAACTGTAAATACATATGTTACAATTAACTCAGTTGCACCTCCAGTTGTTACCAGTACAGATCCGGTTAATAATGCAGTTAATGTAGCTTTGAATAAGGTTATAGAGATAGTCTTTGACAAAAACATACAACTCGGAATGAACCCTTGGATAGAACTCTATGAAACAGGAACAGGAAACACCAAAACATTCACAACAAACATATTAGACAATGTATTATCAATAACACCCACCTCACTACTAGCACTAGGAACACAATACTCTGTTATCCTACATTCTAACAGTATAACAGATATGGGTGGAATTGGATTAGCAGCCCCTTATACAACACGATTCACAACAGAAGCTGCACCAGTTGTTACCAGTACAAGTCCACTTTACAATGCATTTAACGTCGCATTAAATAAGGTGATACAGATAACCTTTGATAAAGCCATACAACTCGGAACCAATCCATGGATCGAACTCAAAACAAGCAACAGTGGAACAATAGTACCATACACAACAAACATAATAGGAAATGTACTATCAATAACACCTAACTCACTCTTAAATGCAGGAACTAAATACACAGTCATCCTACACTCCAACAGCATAACAGACATGCAAGGAAATGGTTTAAACACACCGTACACAACCATATTCACAACAACCTTACC encodes:
- a CDS encoding Ig-like domain-containing protein, which codes for MILENRKLKVTLPLLLMGLAILFSFSIQAVSADPAQLYVNSSSGNDNYNGESPVFVSGIVGPKKSIKNATNAVISDGTVHIASGIYNENNIANFNKNINFIGENKYQTVIDGNKLGGLFSLGAQGVTYSYSFANMQFRNGSAFNGGAISNTCGNILIDNCIFKNNIASYSGAAIYGFGTGSAPATFTISNCNFTNNSASHGAIGIGLTSLSVTGSDFTSNTGSVASIIWSNFGTISNFQFNRVIGTGNLISSDYGGDVSLNWWGSNSDPSAKLTGVTAYNWLVLLSNSNPTTIDAGTTSTVTANLLYDNWILQDPTNPDFYYHDPAGGHVPDGIVVNFASDVLGTVNPLTGTMINGEASSIFTAGLNPGISTITLTVDAETVNTYVTINSVAPPVVTSTDPVNNAVNVALNKVIEIVFDKNIQLGMNPWIELYETGTGNTKTFTTNILDNVLSITPTSLLALGTQYSVILHSNSITDMGGIGLAAPYTTRFTTEAAPVVTSTSPLYNAFNVALNKVIQITFDKAIQLGTNPWIELKTSNSGTIVPYTTNIIGNVLSITPNSLLNAGTKYTVILHSNSITDMQGNGLNTPYTTIFTTTLPPVVTSTSPMNNEVNVAVNKVIQINFSKAIQLGTNSWIELKNQYGQIKPYTTSINGNTLNITANAAFARGTTYTVILHSNSVTSTGGAGLTTPYTTKFTTTTT